A genomic window from Synechococcus sp. HK05 includes:
- a CDS encoding DUF1815 family protein, with translation MFARLAEHYRSVVEDLVMSLRALADGLQQQGFAATCYVCGDDRDGHGASFVADLGDGHMVRFLVSDYGISWVESRNGHELVKFEGAEAIQELERVAAALHCQPAPIASAVGA, from the coding sequence ATGTTCGCGCGTCTTGCTGAGCACTACCGATCGGTTGTTGAAGACCTGGTGATGAGCCTTCGTGCTCTCGCCGATGGCTTGCAGCAACAAGGATTTGCTGCCACTTGCTATGTCTGCGGCGATGACCGTGACGGTCACGGTGCCTCGTTTGTGGCCGATCTGGGCGATGGCCACATGGTGCGTTTTCTCGTGTCGGATTACGGGATCAGCTGGGTGGAATCCCGCAATGGCCACGAGCTGGTGAAATTTGAAGGTGCCGAGGCCATTCAGGAGCTCGAGCGCGTTGCCGCTGCTCTTCACTGCCAACCGGCCCCCATTGCCTCGGCTGTGGGCGCCTGA